Proteins from a single region of Amblyomma americanum isolate KBUSLIRL-KWMA chromosome 10, ASM5285725v1, whole genome shotgun sequence:
- the LOC144106859 gene encoding GILT-like protein 1 yields MAAGLLILSLGILASGFVPCLTETKLTQAAKPTAPAPTTTEMFIGSPQMVNVTVLYEPYCKDSSWFITKQLLPVYGQLRKHLIIEMVPFGRARMKEPPGSGSTVTFSCRHGQAECLASLIHACAINLYPDTHKHLPFIACTLSAWKPEKNVVKCANANKMEAAKITGCASSQQGKVLLRKMGLRTMSLKPPINYVPSVVIDGGFNKRYQKKLQRQFKDTVCKRFKPPLPQPCVLKKGSGWFRR; encoded by the exons ATGGCGGCTGGCCTACTGATCCTGTCGCTGGGAATCCTAGCTTCCGGCTTTGTTCCCTGCCTTACCGAGACCAAGCTGACTCAAGCAGCCAAGCCGACAGCGCCAGCTCCAACGACCACGGAAATGTTTATTGGCAGTCCGCAAATG GTGAACGTGACGGTGCTGTACGAACCGTACTGCAAAGACAGCTCCTGGTTCATCACCAAACAGCTCCTCCCTGTGTACGGCCAGCTGCGAAAGCACCTCATCATCGAGATGGTTCCCTTCGGCAGGGCCCGCATGAAGGAGCCCCCGGGCTCCGGCAGCACAGTGACCTTCTCGTGCCGGCACGGGCAGGCCGAGTGCCTGGCGAGCCTGATCCACGCGTGTGCTATCAACCTCTACCCCGACACGCATAAGCACCTGCCCTTCATCGCTTGCACGCTCAGTGCCTGGAAGCCGGAGAAGAACGTGGTCAAGTGCGCTAACGCGAACAAGATGGAGGCCGCAAAGATCACGGGCTGCGCCTCTTCTCAGCAGGGTAAGGTCCTTCTGCGGAAAATGGGCTTGCGGACGATGTCCCTGAAGCCACCCATTAACTACGTGCCAAGCGTGGTCATTGACGGCGGCTTCAACAAGCGCTACCAGAAGAAGCTACAGAGGCAGTTCAAGGAcaccgtctgcaagcgcttcaagcCCCCGCTGCCCCAGCCTTGCGTTCTCAAGAAGGGGTCCGGGTGGTTTAGGCGCTGA